The genomic stretch GGAATGTTCTTGTGAGCTGCAGGTAACAATGATAAGCGTGAATAATCAAGATTCACTAAGAGTAAGATGAAACATACAAAAAGAATCATTAAAGCCGATAAATAAGGAATAAGCGATTCAGTAAACAACCTCAGAACCATTTTGACTGCCATTCTCTGTCAAGGATTGTCTTGGCGAAGAACCTTCTTCTGATCCTTCTGCAACGGGAGATGGTGGTTGCGGTGGGGGAAGATAAATCACTTTCAATTTGCACTCTTCCACAACGCGTCCAGGCTCCTTATTGAACTACAAAGGGATCAAAAAACTTCACTAAGCTTAAATGGTTGTGTAACGACAAGGACGACTAAAAGGTGATCCGTATTTTATCGTTCATTTCTTAAATCAAACATTTCATTACGGTTAAGTTAAATATGACAACAAAGATACACCTTTCAGTCTTCACAGACACAAAATTATAAAGCAATGAAAAGGAGAAAATTCCACTTATTTGTACAATTACCATTTCTTGGGTGATGTCTTTCGGAGAGGTACCGGCAGTTGCAACTACACTCTGAAGCAGAAACTTGTCTTTGCATTGCATGTCAGCAGGCGCCTCCTTCTGCGCTTGCATTGTTACTGCCAAAAAATACAAACTAATATCAGTTAACCAAGAAAACAATCTAACACTGATAATGTGATGCTGAACAAGGACCAGAAAGGATGAATACTTATAATATCCCAATTAGATGAACTATAAGTTTTAAGTTTAAAATTTAAGCTGCACTGATAAGCTTAAATGGAGCGACACCGACAGTATGGATTCATATACATCACACCAACTTAATTGGGATTGAGGCATCAGGCATAATTATTGTTGTTCATTTGAACTTCTTTAGAATCTAAATACCGGAAATGACTTCCTTTTCTCGTTCTCTTTTTTTAGACGGTGGTGTTTGGACCATTTTAAGCGCACTTCGACTATTCCACATATACCTCCTACCTTCTGCCAGCATACATTTACACCGGGACGAGATTATTCCAAATACTCCCTCCATCTCAATTTTTGACGGTATCTGACTAACATGCAACttttgaagagaaaaaaaagacaaaTTTTTGACCCATAAGTTAAATATACATAAAATACACAAACAACACTTTCTACAAGAAGTTTAAGTACTATGCACTAACGGTATAAAAAATATTCACACAATCAggtcacttattaggtaattacgTAATTGCAGGTAAATCTCTTGATTAACATTAATTGACAATCAAGTAAAAATGATAACTACCATGCTATCATACATTAAAATTAACTGTATATTACTTAAATACTTCTATAAAACCACACGTTTATGTATAATTGGAGCCAACAACAAGTCACATCAATTCTTATAAGAGCATATTTATAAgagcaaaaattaaaaaattaaaaaattaaaaaacgtCAAATAGTTTCTAAATAAAGAAATATGAACAATTTTATGAGATACATAAAAAGTACCAATGACATCACAAGTGGATCTTGGCAAAACAATGCCAGTGTTTGGACGAACACAATATTTTTTGGGATTCGTAGTTTTGAcctgaaaaaaataaataaaacaaaatatataaGAAACAAGAAATTTAAGAATTACAAAAAAAGAGAGTAATTTGGAACAAAATGTACCTTAAAGGCAACATGattttcagttttatttgataATTGAAGGGAACAAGATATCTGTTTCTTCAGCTCAACTGATCAAACCCCATTacagataaaaggaaaaaaaaaacacattaaaaattagaaaaaagaaaTGATGAAAATTAACATAAATTAAGGAGGATAATTTTTACATGGGAATTTGAGCTCAAGAGGATCGATGTTGAGAAGTTCTTGTTCTGCACTGCTCATTTTCTgttctctttttcgttttttcttctttttttggttcAGAAAGTGAATTAGAAAAAGGAAATTTGATTTCTTAGTTCTTTACTTTAGTGATTACAGACTTTTGGGGGTGATCCGTATATGTCTCACTTTCCCCTCTGTCCCTCTTTCCACATTGGCGGATTATATACATTTAATGTAAACTCgaattatataaatatatttttaaattttaagtatTACTCCCTCTATTCTAATGTCAAACTTTTAATTTTGATTGTAAATTCGgacataaaatttttaattttttaaaaacaaaatttaaaGGTAGTCACAATAGGGCGGTCAAATTTGGCCCAATCCCAAATGACCCGTCCAGCCCACTCAAAGTTAGGTTAGTTATTGACCCGTTTATTTATTCAACTCAGTCCATCTTGATACAACACATCTCAACCCATTTAAAGTTGGGCTGATTTTTAAATGCCATATAATGAAACCAAAAGTCATGGCGAAGTGATGACTATTGGTCACTAGGCTGTTTGATATGGACCTAtgacaaatgatgaaaaatgcaTATTTTGAGTATATTTTCATATTAATTCTTGCGTGAGTCACCGGAGTTCACGTGGTTTTTGAAGTGAAATATGCTCATTATGTGTTTCTTATGTGTAGGAACGAGTTTGGATGATAAATGATCAAAAGATGACAAATTGACACAAAAAGAAAGAGATGGAAAGAATTGGGAGTTCGTCCAATCTCTTGCGTGGCACGAGAATGGACGCGAAAAAGGAGGAAAATGAAGGTACAAAACAGCGAAGCGAAGCAAAGGCACGGATCGCTTCGCGAACTGAAAAATTGCAAAAGTTAAATCCGCATCTATGGTCGCGCGCTACGCGAAGATAGGCGCACCTTCCAGTTCTCCTATTCGATTTTGGATTGCCTTGGACGGCCCTCCACCCTACCTAGGTCATATGAATACCTCCTAAAACGTAATGTTGGAGGAGGAGACACTACTTTAGGGTCACACAACacctttggaggcaagaacacacttgGAGCAAGGAGAATGATTCAACTCCACGTTTTTCCCTCTTTCTTCctctattttcattattggttttgaattctagtattgtagttttgcatactattatgaaaaGCTAATTTGTTATTAAGGGTTTTGACGAAACCTTTTGGAGGATGAATTCGTGTTAAGTTTGAATATAATTTAGCCTTTGAATTTCTTTACTTATTCATCTACGTGCTTTTTTctgttgattgaatggccatcaatTGATTATGCATATTTATTATGTAT from Nicotiana sylvestris chromosome 12, ASM39365v2, whole genome shotgun sequence encodes the following:
- the LOC104225810 gene encoding vesicle-associated protein 1-2-like, giving the protein MSSAEQELLNIDPLELKFPFELKKQISCSLQLSNKTENHVAFKVKTTNPKKYCVRPNTGIVLPRSTCDVIVTMQAQKEAPADMQCKDKFLLQSVVATAGTSPKDITQEMFNKEPGRVVEECKLKVIYLPPPQPPSPVAEGSEEGSSPRQSLTENGSQNGSELTRTFLETHDKSSEAKSVIYRLTEEKTAFLHHSNRIRQELELLRRDVGKSRGGGGASFMFVIIVGLIGVALGYILKS